One genomic segment of Streptomyces sp. TLI_146 includes these proteins:
- a CDS encoding caspase family protein yields the protein MTDPAIWGLPEEQCVVLQPSHAEEVLDQVYSLVEKTKDTFVLYYAGHGLLDMDGNDRLHLAMPKSSSSRPYRSLSYSSVVSILRNPRSGAERNIVILDCCYSGAASADGMGAKSSPPEEAPVEGIFLLTATKRNEQARSPGDRTFTDFTAELLALLSDGIRQGPPLLDLATLHAHLYTRMRLRNKTHPQLVAPSSAARLALARNCKYREPLPGTAPEQSARDEQRLGKVIGGLVLMVAVAAVAVAIAVLGTFMGEDAKGGRSSESSPAADSMLRGSRGSFTGNVDLSEEGRIDWVQWGYLPKDRNVTAEFSGGPAESECRQYNVYCVTRRADSFVIGDYRALGTEAPVRLHASRQPVSFSWRGGAAPNQSASEVRSVVYQGGPGAGFRILVPTTARTRVFRL from the coding sequence TTGACGGACCCGGCAATCTGGGGTCTGCCTGAGGAGCAGTGCGTCGTTCTGCAGCCGTCGCACGCCGAGGAGGTACTTGATCAGGTCTACTCCCTCGTGGAGAAGACCAAGGACACCTTCGTGCTGTACTACGCGGGACACGGCCTACTCGACATGGACGGAAACGACAGGCTCCACCTGGCCATGCCCAAGTCCTCCAGCAGCAGGCCGTACCGGTCCCTCTCCTACAGCTCCGTCGTCAGCATCCTTCGGAATCCGCGGTCCGGTGCGGAGCGCAACATTGTCATCCTGGACTGCTGCTATAGCGGCGCGGCTTCGGCAGACGGGATGGGAGCAAAATCGTCGCCGCCCGAGGAAGCGCCCGTGGAAGGCATTTTCCTGCTGACCGCCACGAAGCGAAACGAGCAGGCACGCTCGCCCGGCGACCGGACCTTCACCGACTTTACCGCCGAGCTCCTGGCGCTCCTGTCGGATGGAATCCGGCAGGGCCCTCCGTTGCTGGACCTGGCGACCCTGCACGCCCACCTGTACACGAGGATGCGCCTACGCAACAAAACGCACCCGCAGCTGGTCGCCCCGAGCAGCGCCGCCCGGCTTGCTCTGGCGCGCAACTGCAAGTACAGGGAGCCGCTGCCCGGCACGGCACCGGAGCAGTCGGCGCGCGACGAGCAGCGGTTGGGCAAGGTCATCGGTGGGCTGGTCCTGATGGTCGCAGTTGCGGCCGTGGCCGTGGCCATCGCGGTGCTCGGAACCTTTATGGGCGAGGATGCGAAGGGTGGGAGGAGTTCAGAGTCCTCGCCCGCCGCCGACAGCATGCTGCGCGGTTCCAGGGGTAGCTTCACCGGCAATGTCGACCTGTCGGAGGAAGGCAGGATCGACTGGGTGCAGTGGGGTTACCTTCCCAAGGACCGTAATGTCACGGCCGAATTCTCCGGCGGGCCCGCAGAGTCAGAGTGCCGTCAGTACAACGTCTACTGCGTGACTCGCAGAGCGGACTCCTTCGTCATCGGGGACTACAGGGCACTCGGCACCGAGGCACCGGTCAGGCTTCACGCCAGCCGCCAGCCGGTGTCGTTTTCGTGGAGGGGAGGCGCCGCCCCGAACCAGTCGGCGA
- a CDS encoding PH domain-containing protein, whose amino-acid sequence MALFGNAHTVDPMKAQSEYGRLLGHGEQVHAAYTLIRDTMLFTDRRLIMVDKQGITGKKVEYHSVPYRSITHFAVETAGHFDLDAELKIWISSNPTPLQKTFTKGVDIYEVQAILTQFVAR is encoded by the coding sequence ATGGCACTGTTCGGAAACGCGCACACCGTCGACCCGATGAAGGCGCAGAGCGAGTACGGGCGGCTGCTCGGCCACGGTGAGCAGGTGCACGCCGCGTACACGCTCATACGTGACACCATGCTGTTCACCGACCGTCGTCTGATCATGGTCGACAAGCAGGGGATCACCGGCAAGAAGGTCGAGTATCACTCGGTGCCGTACCGCAGCATCACTCACTTCGCCGTGGAGACGGCCGGCCACTTCGACCTCGACGCGGAGCTGAAGATCTGGATCTCCAGCAACCCGACGCCCCTGCAGAAGACCTTCACGAAGGGCGTCGACATCTACGAGGTGCAAGCGATCCTTACGCAGTTCGTGGCCCGCTGA
- a CDS encoding ABC transporter permease: protein MSAVWRASRAAVKRRRLQTFVIGLVVLCSTTTVLLALALLGAASSPFDEAFAEQRGAHTVAAFDTTKVSREQLARTAHQPGVEAAAGPFGQAVVDIPKDWLWMAGGTLTVVGRADPAGPVDRIELLEGHWATAPGEIVVNWSVQGSPGRELLGSTLEIPGGAKLTVVGFAASMSKSASAWVSPEQMAALHPASAQMLYRFTDSSTQAELSAALARATSGLPKDSLTGTQTYLTLKQAFSALADSYLPFMTLFGVLGLLVSTLIVGNVVSGAVVSGYRHIGVLKALGFTPNQVVAVYLTMLSVPAVVGCVLGTLLGNALAGPILKVAFTGIDVGRASVGDISPWVSVACLVGMPALVLLAALVPALRAHRLPAARAISAGGAPRTGRGLRVQRLLGATRLPRPVSLGLGQPFARPARTLLTLAAIVLGVTTVTLATGLTSTMVAYSEVGREDGGARIHVRTGGSGDDRTPPRLSDTQIEKQLRSLPGARGVRARALAQAYMTGQTQPVFADFYRGDDSLYDHTIVKGRAPAAAGEIVAGPAFLTQRGLKLGDRVTLGLNGRKITATVVGQLIEGNARALEATWESLAQLAPDAAHATEYTVRLAPGADARAYAEAVEALDPGLRASVADSANAGTTTVVTFSTVFTVLLTLVASLGVFNTVLLNTRERRRDLGMLKSIGMTPRQVVVMTVTSVAGLGAVGGLLGIPLGIVAHRLVVDHVGVVDFPPYMKDVWHAPQLATMLLAGVAIAVLGALVPARSAARMTIASVLHTE from the coding sequence GTGAGCGCCGTATGGAGAGCCTCGCGAGCGGCCGTGAAGCGCCGTCGGCTCCAGACCTTCGTCATCGGACTCGTGGTGCTCTGCTCCACCACGACCGTCCTGCTCGCGCTGGCGCTGCTGGGCGCCGCGTCGAGCCCCTTCGACGAGGCGTTCGCCGAACAGCGCGGTGCCCATACGGTGGCGGCCTTCGACACCACGAAGGTCTCGCGGGAGCAACTGGCGCGGACCGCCCATCAGCCCGGGGTGGAAGCCGCGGCCGGACCGTTCGGGCAGGCCGTCGTCGACATCCCCAAGGACTGGCTCTGGATGGCGGGCGGCACCCTCACCGTGGTGGGCCGGGCCGACCCGGCGGGCCCCGTGGACCGGATCGAGTTGCTGGAGGGCCACTGGGCCACCGCTCCCGGTGAGATCGTCGTCAACTGGTCCGTCCAGGGCTCACCCGGCAGGGAACTCCTCGGCAGCACACTGGAGATACCCGGCGGTGCGAAACTGACCGTCGTCGGATTCGCCGCCAGCATGAGCAAGTCGGCGAGCGCCTGGGTCTCGCCCGAGCAGATGGCCGCACTGCACCCGGCCTCGGCCCAGATGCTCTACCGCTTCACCGACTCCTCCACGCAGGCCGAGTTGAGCGCTGCCCTGGCGCGGGCCACCAGCGGACTGCCCAAGGACTCGCTGACCGGCACACAGACCTACCTCACCCTCAAGCAGGCCTTCTCCGCGCTGGCCGACTCCTACCTCCCGTTCATGACGCTCTTCGGCGTCCTCGGCCTGCTGGTCTCCACCTTGATCGTAGGCAATGTGGTCAGCGGAGCGGTGGTCTCCGGCTACCGCCACATCGGGGTGCTCAAGGCCTTGGGCTTCACCCCCAACCAGGTCGTCGCCGTCTACCTGACCATGCTCTCCGTACCAGCGGTGGTGGGCTGCGTGCTGGGCACTCTGCTGGGCAACGCGCTGGCCGGGCCGATCCTGAAGGTCGCGTTCACCGGCATCGACGTGGGCCGGGCCTCGGTCGGCGACATCAGCCCGTGGGTGTCCGTGGCCTGCCTCGTGGGCATGCCCGCCCTGGTCCTGCTGGCCGCGCTGGTCCCCGCCCTGCGAGCCCACCGGCTGCCCGCCGCACGGGCCATCAGCGCGGGCGGCGCGCCGCGGACCGGGCGCGGGCTGCGCGTTCAGCGGTTGCTCGGCGCCACCCGGCTGCCGCGCCCGGTCAGCCTGGGCCTGGGCCAGCCCTTCGCCCGCCCCGCCCGCACCCTGCTGACCCTGGCGGCCATCGTCCTCGGAGTCACCACGGTGACCCTGGCGACCGGACTGACCAGCACCATGGTGGCGTACAGCGAGGTCGGCCGGGAGGACGGAGGCGCCAGGATCCACGTGAGGACCGGGGGATCGGGCGACGACCGGACCCCGCCCCGCCTCAGTGACACCCAGATCGAAAAGCAACTGCGCTCGCTGCCCGGCGCGCGGGGGGTACGGGCCCGCGCGCTGGCCCAGGCATACATGACCGGGCAGACCCAGCCCGTCTTCGCCGACTTCTACCGCGGAGACGACTCCCTGTACGACCACACCATCGTCAAGGGCCGGGCCCCGGCCGCGGCGGGCGAGATCGTGGCCGGGCCGGCGTTCCTGACCCAGCGCGGGCTGAAGCTCGGTGACCGGGTCACGCTGGGACTGAACGGCAGGAAGATCACCGCGACGGTCGTGGGTCAGCTCATCGAGGGCAACGCCCGGGCCCTGGAGGCCACGTGGGAAAGCCTTGCCCAGCTCGCCCCGGACGCCGCCCACGCCACCGAGTACACGGTACGGCTCGCTCCCGGCGCTGACGCTCGCGCCTACGCCGAGGCGGTCGAGGCGCTCGACCCAGGCCTGCGCGCGTCGGTGGCGGACTCGGCGAACGCCGGCACCACCACCGTCGTCACCTTCTCCACGGTGTTCACGGTGCTGCTGACCCTCGTCGCGTCGCTCGGTGTCTTCAACACCGTCCTGCTGAACACGCGCGAGCGGCGCCGGGACCTGGGCATGCTCAAGTCGATCGGGATGACCCCGCGGCAGGTGGTGGTGATGACGGTGACCTCGGTCGCCGGGCTGGGCGCGGTCGGCGGGCTGCTCGGCATCCCGCTCGGGATCGTGGCGCACCGCCTGGTCGTGGACCACGTCGGGGTAGTCGACTTCCCCCCGTACATGAAGGACGTGTGGCACGCGCCGCAGCTGGCCACGATGCTCCTGGCCGGTGTGGCGATCGCCGTCCTCGGTGCCCTGGTCCCGGCCAGGTCGGCGGCCCGGATGACCATCGCCTCGGTGCTGCACACCGAGTAG
- a CDS encoding ABC transporter ATP-binding protein gives MTTDHGSARPVVVRLDGVHKEYGDAKALDGLSLEIRTGDAVAVMGPSGCGKSTLLNMVAGLDRPTSGTVEVQGHDLGKLNETGLALFRRRNVGMIFQFFNLIDDLPVLDNVALAAQLTGTPARQARRRALELLDELGIAERRNNYPATLSGGERQRVAVARALMNRPALLLADEPTGALDSRSGEQVMDLLIDLNQIGQTLLIVTHDPQLATRCASRLIEVADGRVARESTLEVAA, from the coding sequence ATGACAACTGATCACGGCAGTGCCCGGCCCGTAGTGGTGCGGCTTGACGGCGTACACAAGGAGTACGGCGACGCGAAGGCCCTGGACGGCCTTTCGCTGGAGATCCGGACGGGCGACGCGGTCGCCGTGATGGGTCCCTCCGGCTGTGGCAAGTCCACTCTGCTCAACATGGTGGCCGGCCTGGACCGGCCGACCTCGGGCACGGTCGAGGTGCAGGGCCACGACCTCGGGAAACTGAACGAGACGGGCCTGGCGCTGTTCCGGCGACGGAACGTCGGCATGATCTTCCAGTTCTTCAACCTCATCGACGATCTGCCCGTCCTGGACAACGTGGCCCTGGCCGCGCAGCTGACCGGCACCCCGGCCCGGCAGGCACGCCGCCGCGCCCTGGAGCTCCTGGACGAGCTCGGAATCGCCGAGCGCCGGAACAACTATCCGGCGACGCTGAGCGGCGGCGAGCGCCAACGCGTCGCCGTGGCCCGGGCGTTGATGAACCGCCCGGCCCTGCTCCTTGCCGACGAGCCGACCGGCGCCCTCGACAGCCGGTCGGGCGAGCAGGTGATGGATCTGCTGATCGACCTCAACCAGATCGGCCAGACCCTGTTGATCGTCACCCACGACCCGCAGCTGGCCACCCGCTGTGCCAGCAGGCTGATCGAAGTCGCCGACGGCCGGGTCGCCCGCGAAAGCACGCTGGAGGTGGCCGCGTGA
- a CDS encoding sensor histidine kinase codes for MGESWTIWLVIALVAAVGADGWLGVAALRARRRHRAAIEERGWLLERERESATRSAVDAERARIAAELHDIVSHNVSLMVVQAGAAREVLATMPAEAAAAMSAVETAGRNTMTELRHLLGLLAPAQNGEDDPYDVDLSPQPSLSRLGPLVDRIAFAGLPVEMRISGEPRPLPTGIDVTAYRIIQEGLTNALKHGNGAKAEVTVRYADHYLRVEVLNSGPSVLSGGASVQKEPGRVRAEGTGRGLLGLRERVAVYGGDLDARRRLGGGYRVRARIPLDRP; via the coding sequence GTGGGGGAATCATGGACGATCTGGCTGGTCATCGCGTTGGTGGCGGCAGTTGGCGCCGATGGGTGGCTGGGTGTGGCGGCGCTGCGGGCGCGGCGGCGGCACCGGGCGGCCATCGAGGAGCGCGGCTGGCTGCTGGAGCGGGAGCGCGAGAGCGCGACGCGGAGCGCGGTGGATGCCGAGCGGGCCAGGATCGCCGCCGAGCTCCACGACATCGTCAGCCACAACGTGAGCCTCATGGTGGTCCAGGCCGGGGCGGCCCGCGAGGTCCTTGCCACGATGCCCGCGGAGGCGGCGGCCGCGATGAGCGCGGTCGAGACCGCGGGCCGGAACACGATGACCGAACTGCGCCACCTTCTCGGCCTGCTCGCGCCCGCGCAGAACGGCGAGGACGACCCCTACGACGTGGACCTGTCGCCGCAGCCGAGCCTGAGCCGGCTCGGCCCGCTGGTCGACCGGATCGCCTTTGCCGGCCTGCCCGTGGAGATGCGGATCTCGGGTGAGCCGCGCCCGCTGCCGACCGGGATCGATGTCACCGCTTACCGGATCATCCAGGAGGGTCTGACCAATGCGCTCAAACACGGGAACGGGGCGAAAGCCGAGGTGACGGTGCGGTACGCGGACCACTACCTGCGCGTCGAGGTGTTGAACAGCGGACCCAGCGTCCTGTCGGGCGGCGCATCCGTGCAGAAGGAGCCCGGCCGGGTCCGGGCCGAGGGAACGGGACGCGGGCTGCTCGGCCTGCGGGAGCGGGTCGCCGTCTACGGCGGCGACCTGGACGCCCGCCGCCGCCTCGGCGGCGGCTACCGCGTCCGCGCCCGGATCCCGCTGGACCGCCCATGA
- a CDS encoding response regulator transcription factor, whose protein sequence is MTTPAERAPRVVIADDQELVRTGFRLILTARGVDVVGEACDGAEAVAAVRRLAPDVVLMDIRMPVMDGLEAARRILAQAPGCRVIMLTTFDLDEYVYAALAAGASGFLLKDVTPAHLAAAVRLVDTGDALLAPSITRRLVERFTPSAPRTGSSLAAPAVHRDLAALTPREREVLTLMGRGLSNTELAQELTLSEATVKTHVARIFAKLTLRDRAQAVVLAYETGLVSPGESADTAKPWGRN, encoded by the coding sequence ATGACGACGCCCGCCGAGCGCGCCCCCCGCGTCGTGATCGCCGACGACCAGGAGCTGGTACGCACCGGCTTCCGCCTGATCCTGACCGCCCGCGGCGTCGACGTGGTGGGCGAGGCCTGCGACGGGGCCGAGGCCGTTGCCGCCGTGCGGAGGCTTGCGCCCGACGTCGTACTGATGGACATCCGGATGCCCGTCATGGACGGCCTGGAAGCCGCCCGCCGCATACTCGCGCAGGCCCCGGGCTGCCGTGTGATCATGCTGACCACCTTCGATCTCGACGAGTACGTCTACGCCGCCCTCGCCGCCGGGGCCAGCGGATTCCTGCTCAAGGACGTCACCCCCGCGCATCTGGCCGCTGCCGTACGCCTGGTCGACACCGGTGACGCCCTGCTCGCACCCTCGATCACCCGCCGCCTGGTGGAGCGCTTCACCCCCAGCGCCCCCAGAACCGGTTCAAGCCTCGCAGCCCCGGCCGTCCACCGGGACCTGGCCGCGCTGACGCCGCGCGAGCGCGAGGTCCTGACGCTGATGGGCCGGGGGCTTTCCAATACCGAACTGGCGCAGGAGCTGACGCTCAGTGAGGCGACAGTGAAGACCCATGTGGCCCGGATCTTCGCCAAGCTGACCCTGCGCGACCGGGCCCAGGCCGTCGTCCTCGCCTACGAGACAGGGCTCGTCTCACCGGGCGAGTCCGCTGACACCGCCAAGCCATGGGGGCGAAATTGA
- a CDS encoding TetR/AcrR family transcriptional regulator: MTAETGRPLRADARRNREKILSAAVRVFAEEGLEAHLERIAKEAGVGSGTLYRNFPTREALIEAAYRKELSRLCEAASELLAAMPPREALRAWMGRFIDYATAKLGMAEALRAVVDSGVNPYAHSRELIMTALTSLMDAARAAGTIRSDVSPAVMFAALTGVALTSGKPEEREQAERLLDLTLDGLRYGTAH, from the coding sequence GTGACTGCAGAGACCGGGCGACCGCTGCGGGCCGACGCGCGGCGCAACCGGGAGAAGATCCTCTCCGCGGCTGTGCGCGTCTTCGCCGAAGAAGGGCTGGAGGCGCACCTTGAGCGCATCGCCAAGGAGGCGGGCGTGGGCTCGGGCACTCTCTACCGGAACTTCCCCACTCGGGAGGCGCTGATCGAGGCCGCCTACCGCAAGGAGCTGAGCCGGCTGTGCGAGGCCGCCTCCGAACTCCTGGCGGCCATGCCGCCCCGCGAGGCGCTCCGCGCCTGGATGGGGCGCTTCATCGACTACGCCACCGCGAAACTGGGGATGGCCGAGGCCCTCCGCGCCGTCGTCGACTCCGGCGTCAACCCCTACGCGCACAGCCGTGAGCTGATCATGACCGCCCTCACCTCGCTCATGGACGCCGCGAGGGCCGCTGGGACCATACGGTCGGACGTCAGCCCGGCCGTCATGTTTGCCGCCCTCACCGGCGTCGCCCTCACCTCGGGAAAGCCCGAGGAGCGCGAGCAGGCCGAACGCCTCCTCGACCTCACCCTCGACGGACTCAGGTACGGCACGGCGCACTGA
- a CDS encoding SDR family NAD(P)-dependent oxidoreductase yields MSLPLEAKVAVVTGGASGVGLGIAQEFVDQGARVVITDLQQKALDEAVATVGPNCSGIVADVTKLADMEAMYQEVIARHGRLDAVVANAGIGAHAPLGAITEEQFERTFNVNAKGVLFTVQPAIPLLPASGTVVIIGSTASIQPPAGMGLYGGAKAAVRAFIRSWIQDIKGTGIRMNVLSPGAVDTESLRRALGMAQGADAVAAAVQKMGEGNPTGRIADPREMGKAAAFLSSDASSFITGVELFADGGMAQV; encoded by the coding sequence ATGAGCCTCCCGCTCGAAGCCAAGGTCGCCGTGGTCACCGGCGGCGCGTCCGGCGTCGGCCTGGGAATCGCCCAGGAATTCGTCGACCAGGGCGCCCGCGTGGTCATCACCGACCTTCAGCAGAAGGCGTTGGACGAGGCGGTCGCCACGGTCGGCCCGAACTGTTCGGGCATCGTCGCCGACGTCACCAAACTCGCCGACATGGAGGCGATGTACCAGGAGGTCATCGCGCGCCACGGACGCCTCGACGCGGTCGTGGCCAACGCCGGCATCGGCGCCCACGCCCCGCTCGGCGCGATCACCGAGGAACAGTTCGAGCGGACCTTCAACGTCAACGCCAAGGGCGTCCTGTTTACCGTCCAGCCGGCGATCCCGCTGCTGCCGGCCAGCGGCACGGTCGTCATCATCGGCTCTACCGCCTCCATCCAGCCCCCGGCCGGCATGGGCCTGTACGGCGGCGCCAAGGCCGCCGTGCGCGCCTTCATCCGGTCCTGGATCCAGGACATCAAAGGCACCGGTATCCGCATGAACGTCCTCAGCCCCGGCGCCGTGGACACCGAATCCCTGCGCCGCGCCCTCGGCATGGCGCAGGGCGCCGACGCCGTTGCCGCCGCGGTCCAGAAGATGGGCGAGGGAAACCCCACCGGCCGGATCGCCGACCCCCGCGAGATGGGCAAGGCCGCGGCCTTCCTCTCCAGCGACGCCTCCAGCTTCATCACCGGTGTCGAGCTCTTCGCCGACGGCGGCATGGCTCAGGTCTGA
- a CDS encoding GlsB/YeaQ/YmgE family stress response membrane protein has product MGIIAWILIGLIAGAIAKALTPGKDPGGCLVTMLIGIVGGLLGGWLGKVIFGVHSINGFFHLSTWIAAIVGSVIVLLVYRLVTGQRSR; this is encoded by the coding sequence GTGGGCATCATCGCCTGGATTCTCATCGGCCTCATCGCGGGTGCCATCGCCAAGGCACTCACGCCCGGCAAGGACCCGGGCGGCTGCCTCGTCACCATGCTCATCGGCATCGTCGGCGGTCTGCTCGGCGGCTGGCTCGGGAAGGTGATCTTCGGCGTGCACTCCATCAACGGCTTCTTCCACCTCTCGACGTGGATCGCCGCGATCGTCGGCTCGGTGATCGTGCTCCTGGTGTACCGCCTCGTCACCGGACAGCGTTCGCGCTGA
- a CDS encoding PAS domain S-box protein codes for MPEPRAAQAARHHCAFAASAQPVAPEVAEERFRGLLEAAPDAMVIVDDTGTIKVVNAQTQALFGYQRDELLGLPVEILVPQRLRAHHTLHRDAYAANGQVRPMGAGLELYGLRKDGSEFPVEISLSPLETTDGLLVSAAVRDVSDRKAAEERFRGLLEAAPDAMVIVDGNGTIRLVNAQTEALFGHRREELLGQPVELLVPTHLRGHHGQHRDAYAGSRQVRPMGAGLELYGLRKDGSEFPVEISLSPLETTDGLLVSAAVRDVSDRKAAEAELTALYEQQRHVALTLQRSLMGTPPAVPGLVTASRYRPATQGAGVGGDWFDLIPLGAGRVGILIGDVMGRGLEAAAAMGQLRSAAHALAKTGMQPRRLIQTLDTCVTDLNVPDQLVTCCYLVVAADEAEVTMCSAGHLPLLVAAPGQKARPLPTPINAPLGVGDILYEQSTTTVPPGATLVLYTDGLIETPDCDIEDRLGELAATCTALFSAQTPSLERVADRILATLRPDAEGHDDDVTLLLAQLPAPPLASLTAQLPARPEAVPEGRALFTKALASWDCHEQADDARLLLSELLTNAVQHAQGPLSLRACRTATELTVEVSDASPHLPAPRRADEHEESGRGLNLVRALADTWGVRPTDEGKTTWFTLRL; via the coding sequence GTGCCCGAGCCTCGCGCTGCGCAGGCGGCGCGACACCACTGTGCCTTCGCGGCCTCGGCGCAGCCCGTCGCGCCGGAAGTCGCCGAGGAACGTTTCCGTGGCCTGCTGGAGGCGGCGCCGGATGCCATGGTCATCGTCGATGACACCGGAACCATCAAAGTGGTCAACGCGCAGACCCAGGCGCTGTTCGGCTACCAGCGCGACGAACTCCTGGGGCTGCCCGTGGAAATCCTCGTGCCGCAGCGATTACGGGCGCACCATACGCTGCACCGCGATGCCTACGCGGCCAATGGTCAGGTGCGTCCGATGGGAGCCGGGCTGGAGTTGTACGGGCTGCGCAAGGACGGCAGTGAGTTCCCGGTCGAGATCAGCCTGAGCCCTCTGGAGACCACCGACGGGCTGCTGGTCTCCGCCGCCGTCCGTGACGTCAGCGACCGCAAGGCAGCCGAGGAGCGCTTCCGTGGCCTGTTGGAAGCGGCGCCGGACGCCATGGTCATCGTGGACGGCAACGGAACCATCCGACTCGTCAACGCACAGACCGAGGCGTTGTTCGGCCACCGGCGCGAAGAACTCCTGGGTCAGCCCGTGGAACTACTCGTCCCAACCCATCTGCGCGGCCACCACGGTCAGCACCGCGATGCCTATGCCGGCAGCCGTCAGGTGCGTCCGATGGGGGCCGGGCTGGAGTTGTACGGGCTGCGCAAGGACGGCAGTGAGTTCCCGGTCGAGATCAGCCTGAGCCCTCTGGAGACCACCGACGGGCTGCTGGTCTCCGCCGCCGTACGTGACGTCAGCGACCGCAAGGCCGCCGAGGCCGAACTGACCGCTCTGTACGAACAGCAGCGCCACGTCGCCCTCACCCTGCAGCGCAGCCTCATGGGCACTCCGCCCGCCGTCCCGGGCCTGGTCACGGCCAGCCGCTACCGGCCCGCCACCCAAGGGGCCGGCGTCGGCGGCGACTGGTTCGATCTGATTCCCCTGGGCGCAGGCCGCGTCGGCATCCTGATCGGCGACGTGATGGGTCGCGGCCTGGAAGCGGCCGCCGCGATGGGCCAGCTGCGCTCCGCAGCCCATGCCCTGGCCAAGACCGGCATGCAGCCCCGGCGCCTGATCCAGACACTCGACACCTGTGTGACGGACCTCAATGTCCCCGACCAACTGGTCACTTGCTGCTACCTCGTCGTCGCCGCCGACGAAGCAGAGGTAACCATGTGCTCCGCCGGCCATCTCCCGCTCCTGGTTGCCGCACCCGGCCAGAAGGCCCGCCCGCTGCCCACCCCCATCAACGCCCCGCTCGGCGTCGGCGACATCCTCTACGAGCAGTCCACTACCACCGTGCCACCCGGCGCCACCCTCGTCCTCTACACCGACGGCCTCATCGAAACCCCCGACTGCGACATCGAAGACCGCCTCGGTGAACTCGCCGCCACCTGCACAGCTCTGTTCAGCGCCCAGACGCCCTCCCTGGAGAGGGTGGCCGACCGTATCCTGGCCACGCTCAGACCCGACGCCGAAGGCCACGACGACGACGTCACCCTCCTGCTCGCCCAACTGCCCGCCCCGCCGCTGGCCTCCCTCACCGCCCAACTGCCCGCCCGCCCGGAGGCCGTCCCCGAAGGACGCGCCCTATTCACCAAAGCCCTCGCGTCCTGGGACTGCCACGAGCAGGCCGACGACGCACGTCTGCTGCTGTCCGAACTCCTGACCAACGCCGTGCAGCACGCCCAGGGCCCCCTCTCCCTGCGCGCGTGCCGCACCGCCACAGAACTCACCGTCGAAGTGAGCGACGCCAGCCCCCACCTGCCCGCGCCCCGCCGCGCCGATGAACACGAGGAATCCGGCCGCGGCCTCAACCTCGTGCGCGCCCTGGCGGACACCTGGGGCGTACGCCCCACCGATGAGGGAAAGACCACCTGGTTCACCCTGCGTCTGTGA
- a CDS encoding M4 family metallopeptidase: MARRTSRGLVAAAAATVALLTLAGPVSAIPSGAGTAAGGALPQARLFMVNPVQSSGDQTLTDGKDGNAAVPASAYAVAALRNLDASGSLSGRWATVRSDTGASARLADVGTYSRRDDQFEQVMAYFWVNEAQEYLQSLGFGSELPGANDRAQPVRINQWGADNSFFTDKKAEIRFGKGGVDDAEDAEVIVHEYGHAVHNAQVPGFGASPQAGAIGEAFGDYLAVTVGAYADAKYGWPLKTDLACVADWDSVAYSTAPHCLRRIDGNKVYADQVGEVHADGEIWSRALFDIRKALGARTADRIIVNAQFDFRADTSFQDAALTTITTAQRMYGASAADTVRAAFKAREVPGV; encoded by the coding sequence ATGGCACGCCGCACATCCCGCGGCCTCGTCGCCGCAGCCGCTGCCACCGTGGCGCTCCTCACCTTGGCCGGCCCGGTCTCGGCCATTCCCTCGGGAGCCGGCACCGCCGCCGGCGGCGCGCTGCCCCAAGCCCGGCTGTTCATGGTCAACCCCGTCCAGTCCTCCGGCGACCAGACGCTGACCGACGGCAAAGACGGCAACGCCGCTGTGCCCGCCTCCGCGTACGCCGTGGCCGCGTTGCGCAATCTGGACGCCAGCGGCTCACTCTCGGGCCGGTGGGCAACCGTACGCTCGGACACCGGCGCCTCGGCGCGGCTGGCGGACGTGGGGACGTACAGCCGCAGGGACGACCAGTTCGAGCAGGTCATGGCGTACTTCTGGGTCAACGAGGCACAGGAGTACCTGCAAAGCCTGGGGTTCGGCAGCGAACTGCCCGGCGCCAACGACCGAGCGCAGCCCGTGCGGATCAACCAGTGGGGTGCAGACAACTCCTTCTTCACCGACAAGAAAGCCGAGATCCGCTTCGGCAAGGGCGGGGTGGACGACGCCGAGGACGCCGAAGTCATCGTCCACGAGTACGGGCACGCCGTGCACAACGCGCAGGTTCCCGGCTTCGGCGCCTCGCCGCAGGCCGGCGCGATCGGCGAGGCGTTCGGCGACTACCTGGCCGTCACGGTCGGCGCGTACGCCGACGCCAAGTACGGCTGGCCGCTCAAGACCGACCTGGCCTGCGTCGCCGACTGGGACTCAGTCGCCTACAGCACGGCTCCGCACTGCCTGCGCCGCATCGACGGGAACAAGGTGTACGCGGACCAGGTCGGGGAGGTCCACGCGGACGGAGAGATCTGGTCCCGGGCGCTGTTCGACATCCGCAAAGCCCTGGGTGCCCGCACGGCCGACCGGATCATCGTGAACGCCCAGTTCGACTTCCGCGCGGACACCAGCTTCCAGGACGCGGCACTGACGACGATCACGACCGCGCAGCGCATGTACGGAGCGAGCGCCGCGGACACGGTACGCGCCGCGTTCAAGGCCCGGGAGGTTCCCGGGGTCTGA